From the Flavobacterium gyeonganense genome, the window GATCTGAGTTTTTCTACAAAAGCATCAAACTCCTGTTGTGCTTTTGCATTTACTGTACTTGGCAGAAGTCCGTCTAATACTTTTTGATAATAATTATTCACAGCCGTTTGCTCATTCATTCTGAAAGCAACAGGCCGAATCATTACGATTGCATTTGTCGTTTGTTTCATATTTTATATGTTTCAAGTCTCGAGTTTCAGGCTTCACGTTAAAAACTTGAAACCTGAAACTTGAAACAATTTCTTTAATCTCTAATTAATGGTAAAGTTGAACATCTCAACAATCCTTCTTGCTTTGCAATTTCGGAATACGGAATTTCTTCTACAGTAAAACCTTTTGCACGAAGCCAATTGTTTAATCGGGTAAAATTTTTTTCAGAAACCACAACATCTTTATCAATCGAAAATACATTTGAAAACATGTTATACATTTCTTCTCTTTCGATATGAAATAAGTTTTCTTTCCCAAAAAGCTTTACCAAATACATATAGTCAGCTTCTTCACGAAAACCTCTCTTATAAATGATCCCTTTATCTTTTCCAACAGGCTGAAAACAACAATCCAAGTGTAAAGCATTATCCCTTGCTTCAATTTTGGATTTAACCAAATCGAATTCTTTCACAATTTTGTTTGGAAATAATTCTTTGATAAAATTAACGCCTCGCATATTGGTCCTGGCGGTTATATAATCTTTATAATCACTTCCTTTATAAGTACCTATAAAGATATAATCGTTCCAAAGCATGACATCGCCTCCTTCTATATGAACATCTTCCGGTGGACGCACCACTTTTAGCGGATTAATCTGGTCAATTACATACTGAATTGCGTCAAGTTCACGCTCTCTATCAGGCAAAATATTTGATTTAATAAAGATATCATCAATTACAAAACCTATATCGCGAGTAAAAATTTGATTATAACTCTCAATAATTTGCGGACGATAAACTTTTACTCCATATTTTTGAAAAACAGCATTAAAAGCTTCCATTTCAACAACCATATCTTTTTCAAGAGGATAAGTACCTGCTTTAATATGTTCCAATGATTTGGGATCATAAGCTTCCTCGACTGAAGGAGTTGGCCCATTATGAACGGCAGAACCCAAAACCACAGCACGCAATCTTGAAGTTTCGTTCTTAATATTTAATTGCAACATAATTATTATATTTTGTTGCAAATATAAAAAAAGCTCCACAGTTAAGTGAAGCTTTCAATATGTTTATTTATTAGATTTGAATTCTCTCAATGGATGACCTGTATAAATTTGTCTTGGTCTTCCAATTGGTTCTTTGTTTTCACGCATCTCTTTCCATTGCGCTATCCATCCTGGTAACCTTCC encodes:
- a CDS encoding dimethylarginine dimethylaminohydrolase family protein, with the protein product MLQLNIKNETSRLRAVVLGSAVHNGPTPSVEEAYDPKSLEHIKAGTYPLEKDMVVEMEAFNAVFQKYGVKVYRPQIIESYNQIFTRDIGFVIDDIFIKSNILPDRERELDAIQYVIDQINPLKVVRPPEDVHIEGGDVMLWNDYIFIGTYKGSDYKDYITARTNMRGVNFIKELFPNKIVKEFDLVKSKIEARDNALHLDCCFQPVGKDKGIIYKRGFREEADYMYLVKLFGKENLFHIEREEMYNMFSNVFSIDKDVVVSEKNFTRLNNWLRAKGFTVEEIPYSEIAKQEGLLRCSTLPLIRD